Proteins from a genomic interval of Benincasa hispida cultivar B227 chromosome 7, ASM972705v1, whole genome shotgun sequence:
- the LOC120081110 gene encoding uncharacterized protein LOC120081110, which yields MEWEHVRLAQFAQFHQTPPPQDQVPQVQTQNMIQNQSMSGFSVEAKHLRDFKKYNPSTFNGSLKDPTNAELWISFIETIFRYMKCPEDQKVQCAVFMLSDKAQIWWQLAERMLGVGGDPVTWEQFKERFYAKYFSANLRYNKQREFLELRQGHRSVEEYDQEFDALSRFAPELVATEAMRAERFIQGLKESIRGIVQAFKPTTHVEALRLAAEVDPQSGDEFSLVFGAGPSSGQKRKADQKDFKPHPHQKVQGSDRSLRHFRQQAAETGAVERMRPVCSSCGRRHWGQCLAGTGVCFHCKQKGHLLDRCPTRGMFSLGNQFVGHDQRSSGRLQHQPGCVYSTTQQRHVPIPYSSMLKVANNLLDFLSWGLYLLTHSTY from the coding sequence ATGGAATGGGAACATGTCCGACTGGCTCAGTTTGCCCAGTTCCATCAGACACCACCACCACAGGATCAGGTGCCGCAAGTCCAGACTCAAAATATGATCCAGAACCAAAGCATGTCAGGATTTTCGGTAGAGGCCAAGCATTTGCGAGATTTCAAGAAGTATAACCCCAGCACCTTCAATGGGTCACTAAAGGACCCTACCAACGCAGAATTATGGATATCCTTTATTGAAACGATTTTTCGTTATATGAAATGCCCAGAAGACCAGAAGGTGCAGTGTGCCGTTTTTATGCTTTCTGACAAGGCTCAGATCTGGTGGCAGTTGGCAGAAAGGATGTTGGGTGTAGGAGGGGATCCAGTGACTTGGGAGCAGTTTAAGGAGCGCTTTTACGCGAAGTACTTCTCGGCCAACCTGAGGTACAATAAGCAGAGGGAGTTCTTGGAGCTGAGGCAGGGACACAGGTCAGTGGAGGAGTATGACCAGGAGTTTGACGCCTTATCCCGTTTTGCCCCGGAGTTGGTCGCCACCGAAGCCATGAGGGCAGAAAGGTTCATTCAAGGCCTAAAAGAAAGTATACGAGGTATCGTGCAAGCATTTAAACCAACCACTCATGTTGAGGCACTTCGTTTGGCAGCCGAGGTGGACCCACAGTCAGGAGATGAGTTTTCACTAGTATTTGGGGCGGGACCTTCCTCAGGTCAAAAGAGGAAGGCAGATCAGAAGGATTTCAAGCCTCACCCCCATCAGAAGGTTCAAGGTTCAGACAGATCGCTTCGTCATTTTAGGCAGCAGGCTGCCGAGACGGGTGCAGTGGAGAGGATGCGACCGGTGTGTAGCTCGTGTGGACGACGTCACTGGGGTCAATGTTTGGCAGGCACCGGAGTTTGTTTTCATTGCAAGCAGAAGGGGCACTTGTTAGATAGATGTCCTACTAGAGGCATGTTCAGTCTTGGGAACCAGTTTGTAGGCCATGATCAGAGGAGTTCAGGTAGGCTCCAGCATCAGCCAGGTTGTGTTTACTCTACCACTCAGCAAAGACATGTTCCCATTCCATATTCTAGTATGCTCAAGGTTGCAAACAATCTGTTGGACTTTTTGTCTTGGGGCCTTTACCTGCTGACACACAGCACTTACTGA